A genomic window from Lycium barbarum isolate Lr01 chromosome 4, ASM1917538v2, whole genome shotgun sequence includes:
- the LOC132636045 gene encoding integrin-linked protein kinase 1-like isoform X1, with product MELAAQLKRGISRQFSTGSFKLSFKRQTSLDPRRKNNLRFSFGRQSSLDPIRRSLENGEEVISVPENLDSTMQLLFMACKGDVKGVEDLLDEGVDVNSIDLDGRTALHIVACEGHVEVAKLLLSRKANMDARDRWGSTAAADAKYYGNDEVYKILKARGAKVPKVRKTPMAVANPREVPEYELNPLELQVRKSDGISKGSYQVAKWNGTKVSVKILDKDSYTDPESINTFNHELTLLEKVRHPNVVQFVGAVTQNIPMMIVSEYHPRGDLGSYLQKKGRLSPSKALRFALDVARGMNYLHECKPDPIIHCNLKPKNILLDNGGHLKVAGFGLIRLSKISPDKAKLVQPEDADRSSPYVAPEIYKDEIFDRNADIYSFGFVVYEMMEGTPPFNTKSPQEAARLMCLEGQRPAFKSKSKYPPELRELIEECWDPEAYVRPTFSEVIVRMNKIFANCSKKGWLKDTFKLPWL from the exons ATGGAGTTAGCAGCACAGTTAAAGAGAGGAATATCAAGGCAATTCTCAACAGGGTCATTTAAATTGAGTTTCAAGAGGCAAACTTCATTGGATCCAAGAAGGAAGAACAATTTAAGGTTCAGTTTTGGGAGGCAATCGTCACTTGATCCAATTAGAAGGAGTCTTGAAAATGGTGAAGAGGTTATAAGTGTGCCAGAGAATCTTGATTCAACTATGCAGTTGTTATTTATGGCATGTAAAGGAGATGTGAAGGGAGTTGAGGACTTGTTAGATGAAGGGGTTGATGTTAATAGTATTGATTTGGATGGAAGGACTGCTCTTCATATTGTTGCTTGTGAAGGTCATGTTGAAGTTGCTAAGTTGTTGTTGAGTAGGAAGGCTAATATGGATGCCCGTGATCGTTGGGGTAGCACG GCGGCAGCTGATGCCAAATACTATGGTAATGATGAAGTTTACAAAATACTGAAGGCCCGTGGAGCCAAAGTCCCG AAAGTCAGAAAGACGCCAATGGCTGTAGCAAATCCACGAGAAGTTCCAGAATATGAACTAAACCCTCTGGAGCTTCAAGTCCGCAAAAGTGATGGAATCTCAAAG GGTTCATATCAAGTTGCCAAATGGAATGGCACGAAAGTTTCGGTAAAAATACTTGACAAGGATAGCTATACAGACCCTGAAAGCAT AAACACTTTCAACCATGAATTAACTTTGCTAGAAAAAGTACGGCATCCGAATGTAGTTCAGTTTGTTGGAGCAGTTACACAAAATATACCGATGATGATAGTCTCAGAGTATCATCCCAGG GGTGATCTAGGTAGCTATCTTCAGAAAAAGGGACGTCTATCTCCTTCAAAGGCGCTTAGATTTGCTCTTGATGTTGCTAG GGGTATGAACTACCTTCACGAATGCAAACCAGACCCAATTATCCATTGTAATTTAAAGCCAAA AAATATTTTGCTGGACAATGGAGGTCACCTGAAAGTTGCTGGGTTTGGTCTGATTAGATTGTCAAAAATTTCACCTGACAAAGCAAAGTTGGTGCAGCCGGAGGATGCTGACCGTTCAA GTCCCTATGTGGCACCTGAGATTTATAAAGATGAAATATTTGACCGGAATGCGGACATATATTCATTTGGCTTTGTAGTCTACGAG ATGATGGAGGGAACACCACCTTTTAATACCAAGTCTCCTCAAGAGGCTGCTAGGCTTATGTGCTTAGAAGGCCAAAGACCAGCATTCAAATCGAAATCCAAGTATCCTCCAGAGCTCAGAGA
- the LOC132636045 gene encoding integrin-linked protein kinase 1-like isoform X2: MELAAQLKRGISRQFSTGSFKLSFKRQTSLDPRRKNNLRFSFGRQSSLDPIRRSLENGEEVISVPENLDSTMQLLFMACKGDVKGVEDLLDEGVDVNSIDLDGRTALHIVACEGHVEVAKLLLSRKANMDARDRWGSTAAADAKYYGNDEVYKILKARGAKVPKVRKTPMAVANPREVPEYELNPLELQVRKSDGISKGSYQVAKWNGTKVSVKILDKDSYTDPESINTFNHELTLLEKVRHPNVVQFVGAVTQNIPMMIVSEYHPRGDLGSYLQKKGRLSPSKALRFALDVARGMNYLHECKPDPIIHCNLKPKNILLDNGGHLKVAGFGLIRLSKISPDKAKLVQPEDADRSSPYVAPEIYKDEIFDRNADIYSFGFVVYEMMEGTPPFNTKSPQEAARLMCLEGQRPAFKSKSKYPPELREYRFFLGLVI, translated from the exons ATGGAGTTAGCAGCACAGTTAAAGAGAGGAATATCAAGGCAATTCTCAACAGGGTCATTTAAATTGAGTTTCAAGAGGCAAACTTCATTGGATCCAAGAAGGAAGAACAATTTAAGGTTCAGTTTTGGGAGGCAATCGTCACTTGATCCAATTAGAAGGAGTCTTGAAAATGGTGAAGAGGTTATAAGTGTGCCAGAGAATCTTGATTCAACTATGCAGTTGTTATTTATGGCATGTAAAGGAGATGTGAAGGGAGTTGAGGACTTGTTAGATGAAGGGGTTGATGTTAATAGTATTGATTTGGATGGAAGGACTGCTCTTCATATTGTTGCTTGTGAAGGTCATGTTGAAGTTGCTAAGTTGTTGTTGAGTAGGAAGGCTAATATGGATGCCCGTGATCGTTGGGGTAGCACG GCGGCAGCTGATGCCAAATACTATGGTAATGATGAAGTTTACAAAATACTGAAGGCCCGTGGAGCCAAAGTCCCG AAAGTCAGAAAGACGCCAATGGCTGTAGCAAATCCACGAGAAGTTCCAGAATATGAACTAAACCCTCTGGAGCTTCAAGTCCGCAAAAGTGATGGAATCTCAAAG GGTTCATATCAAGTTGCCAAATGGAATGGCACGAAAGTTTCGGTAAAAATACTTGACAAGGATAGCTATACAGACCCTGAAAGCAT AAACACTTTCAACCATGAATTAACTTTGCTAGAAAAAGTACGGCATCCGAATGTAGTTCAGTTTGTTGGAGCAGTTACACAAAATATACCGATGATGATAGTCTCAGAGTATCATCCCAGG GGTGATCTAGGTAGCTATCTTCAGAAAAAGGGACGTCTATCTCCTTCAAAGGCGCTTAGATTTGCTCTTGATGTTGCTAG GGGTATGAACTACCTTCACGAATGCAAACCAGACCCAATTATCCATTGTAATTTAAAGCCAAA AAATATTTTGCTGGACAATGGAGGTCACCTGAAAGTTGCTGGGTTTGGTCTGATTAGATTGTCAAAAATTTCACCTGACAAAGCAAAGTTGGTGCAGCCGGAGGATGCTGACCGTTCAA GTCCCTATGTGGCACCTGAGATTTATAAAGATGAAATATTTGACCGGAATGCGGACATATATTCATTTGGCTTTGTAGTCTACGAG ATGATGGAGGGAACACCACCTTTTAATACCAAGTCTCCTCAAGAGGCTGCTAGGCTTATGTGCTTAGAAGGCCAAAGACCAGCATTCAAATCGAAATCCAAGTATCCTCCAGAGCTCAGAGA GTACAGGTTCTTTCTCGGCTTGGTGATTTAG